The nucleotide window TGACCCTCAAGGTGATCGACCACTACCCGGTCGGTTTCATCCCCCATCACGTCGCTCCGGCGTGGGACATGAGCGCGCTTTACGTCGACAACGAGGGGTCGAGCAGCCTGACGGTCCTGGACATCCACACCGGAAAGCCCTCCGGCCAGACGATCTCGATACCTTTTCCCTACAACCTCTATTTCACCCCGGACGGCTCCAAGGCGATCGACGTGGTCGAGCGCCTGCAGCGAATCGAGTTCCGCGACCCGCACAACGGATGGCGGCTGCTGAAGTCGGTGGCGATCCCATGGCCCGGCGCGGACCACCTCGACTTCAGCGCCGACGGCAGCTACCTGATGATCTCCACCGAGTATTCGGGCATCGTCGCCAAGGTCGACACGGTGAACATGCGGCTGGCCGGGTACGTTCACGTCGGCGGGCTCCCGATCGACGTCAGGCTCTCGCCCGACGGGAGCCTGTTCTACGTCACCAACCAGGGCCGAATGGGGGTGTCGGTCGTCGACCCGGTCGCGATGAAAGAGATCCAGTTCATCCCCACCGGCCGCGGTGCACACGGCCTGCAGGTGTCACGCGACACGAAATCGCTCTACGTCTCCAACCGTCTCGAGGGTTCGGTGTCCGTCATCGACTTCGCCACCCGCACCGTGGTCGCCAAGTGGTACATCCCCGGCGGCGGCAGCCCGGACATGCTGCAGCTCAACCCGGACGGAACCCAGCTCTGGGCCTCGGGGCGCTACAACGCCACGGTGTACGTGATCAACACGGTCACCGGCCAGCTCATCGCCAAGATTCCCGTGGGCGCCGAGGATCACGGCCTGACGTACTTTCCCAACGTCGGCCTTCACTGCCTCGGCCACAACGGCGTCTACAGATAGAGCGGTGATCGAGATCAGCTGGGCGGCTTAAGCCGCCCAGCGCACACCCGGTCCACGCGCCCGCCGCATCACCACCCGCTCGGGCGGCAGGAAGCGGAACTCGCGACCCGCCTTGACCACCTGCCATCCCCCCTCATGGACGAGGCGATGGTGAGCGAAACACAGCCAGGCGACGGCGGAGACGCTGCCGCTCTGCAGATGCTCGCCCGACTCCTGGAGGCGGCGGGCCATGGCGGATAACTCGCCCTCCAGGGCGTCAATCAGGCCGCGCAGGCCCTTGGCGTCGACGCGGCGCTGGTCGCGGGCCTGGAATTTGCGCACCGCCAGGGCCAGCTCCTCAAGGTCTGTGCCCCCGACCCCCAACATGCGACTATGCTACCAAACATCCGTTCGGGCGTCAAG belongs to bacterium and includes:
- a CDS encoding YncE family protein, with the protein product MLPVPDLQPASLPPPGVNVYASTLSGVVPCPLCELPPRVYVPNSKAGTLDVIDPLTLKVIDHYPVGFIPHHVAPAWDMSALYVDNEGSSSLTVLDIHTGKPSGQTISIPFPYNLYFTPDGSKAIDVVERLQRIEFRDPHNGWRLLKSVAIPWPGADHLDFSADGSYLMISTEYSGIVAKVDTVNMRLAGYVHVGGLPIDVRLSPDGSLFYVTNQGRMGVSVVDPVAMKEIQFIPTGRGAHGLQVSRDTKSLYVSNRLEGSVSVIDFATRTVVAKWYIPGGGSPDMLQLNPDGTQLWASGRYNATVYVINTVTGQLIAKIPVGAEDHGLTYFPNVGLHCLGHNGVYR